Proteins encoded together in one Sinorhizobium sp. B11 window:
- a CDS encoding DeoR/GlpR family DNA-binding transcription regulator — protein MLTTERKALILKLLANEGRVVAKQLSQKLDLSEDTIRRDLRELAAEGLLQRVHGGALPASKALADLPTRRKVHADDKTAIAKAAAGMIKNGQTVFLDGGSSAIAVARALPLALRAIIVTHSPDIAVALHAHPAIEVELIGGRIYKHSNVAVGAVAIEGISSLKADIYLMGVTGIHHEHGLTTGDREEAAVKRAIVRQAAETIVLASREKLGAVSACNVVGLDQVDGLLVAKSCPANLLVPFRTAGISISTA, from the coding sequence ATGCTCACGACGGAACGGAAGGCGCTCATCTTGAAGCTTCTTGCCAACGAAGGGCGGGTTGTGGCGAAGCAATTGAGCCAGAAACTGGATCTTTCCGAGGATACGATTCGACGTGATCTAAGGGAGCTTGCGGCAGAGGGTTTGCTTCAACGCGTCCATGGCGGCGCTCTTCCGGCGTCCAAAGCGCTGGCCGATCTCCCCACCAGGCGGAAGGTCCATGCAGACGACAAGACGGCCATCGCCAAGGCCGCGGCGGGCATGATCAAGAACGGACAAACCGTGTTCCTTGATGGAGGAAGCTCGGCCATCGCGGTCGCTCGAGCGCTTCCGCTCGCCTTGCGAGCCATAATCGTCACTCATAGTCCGGATATCGCCGTCGCCCTGCATGCCCATCCGGCCATCGAGGTCGAGCTTATAGGAGGGAGAATCTACAAACACTCCAATGTGGCGGTTGGCGCGGTCGCCATAGAGGGCATTTCCTCCTTGAAAGCCGACATCTACTTAATGGGCGTCACCGGCATCCATCATGAACATGGCCTGACGACAGGCGATCGGGAGGAAGCGGCCGTCAAGCGTGCTATCGTCAGGCAGGCGGCCGAAACGATCGTGCTCGCGTCTCGCGAGAAGCTTGGCGCGGTCTCAGCCTGCAACGTGGTCGGGCTTGATCAGGTGGATGGCCTTCTCGTCGCAAAGAGCTGTCCGGCGAACCTGCTGGTGCCCTTCAGGACGGCAGGAATATCGATATCCACGGCCTGA
- a CDS encoding HD domain-containing protein yields MQPQQHLQHAIQVASEAHGGQMDKTGHPYVEHCRRVADLVATEEEQIVAYLHDTPEKASGWTLDRLRQEGFSSAVIAAVDAMTKRVGEDDDDFVRRAIANPIARAVKKADLEDNLVQAEEAGLETAKYLRGLEIIQRGKA; encoded by the coding sequence GTGCAGCCGCAACAGCATCTTCAACACGCCATTCAGGTCGCGTCGGAGGCACATGGCGGGCAGATGGACAAGACTGGCCATCCTTATGTCGAGCATTGTCGACGTGTCGCCGACTTGGTTGCGACCGAGGAAGAGCAAATCGTAGCCTACCTACACGACACTCCGGAAAAAGCGTCGGGCTGGACATTGGATCGGCTTAGACAGGAAGGATTTTCTTCTGCTGTCATCGCCGCCGTGGATGCGATGACCAAGCGGGTCGGTGAAGACGACGATGATTTTGTCCGGCGCGCCATTGCGAACCCGATCGCCCGGGCCGTAAAGAAGGCCGATCTCGAAGACAATCTTGTTCAGGCCGAGGAGGCTGGTCTGGAGACCGCGAAGTACCTGCGCGGACTGGAAATCATTCAGCGGGGAAAAGCCTGA
- a CDS encoding ABC transporter ATP-binding protein, translated as MMISVKNLAVSFGSGHSAKQVVKDVSFDVAPGETFGLVGESGCGKSTVLGALAGRIKAWGGSIALDGEAIAAKRSKSQLAKQQMVFQDPFGSLHPRHTIGRTLLEPLEIHGIDRRRERVEQALRDVGLPASFYHRFPHQLSGGQRQRVAIARALILKPRVLLLDEPTSALDVSIQAEILNLLKDLREREKLTYILVSHDMAVIAHLCNRVAVMQGGMFVEIASRDALLSGNVEHSYTHTLLDGSRGYHKKRVDPVV; from the coding sequence ATGATGATATCAGTCAAGAATCTTGCCGTTTCCTTTGGCAGCGGCCACTCCGCCAAACAGGTGGTCAAGGATGTCTCCTTCGACGTCGCTCCGGGCGAGACCTTCGGCCTCGTCGGTGAGAGCGGATGCGGCAAATCCACAGTTCTCGGCGCGTTGGCCGGCAGGATCAAAGCGTGGGGTGGCTCGATTGCGCTTGATGGAGAGGCAATCGCCGCCAAGCGCTCAAAATCGCAGCTCGCCAAGCAGCAGATGGTTTTCCAGGACCCTTTCGGCTCGCTTCACCCGCGTCACACGATCGGCCGCACGCTTCTCGAACCCCTCGAGATTCATGGCATCGACCGGCGCAGGGAGCGCGTAGAGCAGGCGTTGCGTGATGTCGGCCTGCCCGCATCCTTCTATCATCGTTTTCCGCATCAGCTCTCGGGCGGTCAGCGCCAGCGTGTCGCAATCGCACGCGCCCTGATCCTGAAGCCGCGCGTTCTTCTCCTCGACGAGCCGACATCCGCACTCGACGTGTCCATCCAGGCCGAGATCCTCAATCTGTTGAAGGACCTGCGCGAAAGGGAAAAGCTGACCTACATTCTCGTCAGTCACGATATGGCGGTCATTGCTCACCTCTGCAATCGCGTCGCTGTCATGCAGGGCGGGATGTTCGTGGAAATCGCCTCGAGAGATGCTTTGCTCAGCGGAAATGTTGAGCACTCCTATACCCACACGCTTCTCGACGGCAGCAGGGGCTATCATAAAAAGCGTGTTGATCCTGTCGTGTAG
- a CDS encoding ABC transporter ATP-binding protein, which produces MPDQSQPILSIKNMSVQFPTLSGVVTAVKNVSFSVGREKVGIIGESGSGKSTTGRAIMRLQPATAKVVADEMRFEDVDLVRASEADMRAIRGRRISMILQDPKYSLNPVMTVGEQIAETVILHERVGRREARERTLAMLERVNIRDPERVFNLYPHEVSGGMGQRIMISMMLISSPSLIIADEPTSALDVTVRQQVLSILDDLITERNIGLIFISHDLNLVKSFCDRVIIMYAGRIVEELEAAKLEEATHPYTRGLLQALPSVDHPRDRLEILRRDPSWAEA; this is translated from the coding sequence ATGCCTGATCAATCCCAGCCGATCCTTTCGATCAAAAACATGTCGGTCCAATTCCCGACCCTTTCGGGCGTCGTGACGGCCGTAAAGAATGTCTCATTTTCCGTCGGGCGCGAAAAAGTCGGCATCATCGGCGAATCCGGCTCTGGAAAGAGCACGACCGGACGCGCCATCATGCGGCTGCAGCCGGCCACTGCCAAAGTCGTCGCGGACGAAATGCGCTTCGAGGATGTCGATCTCGTACGCGCCAGCGAGGCCGATATGCGCGCGATCCGTGGGCGGCGCATATCGATGATCCTGCAGGACCCGAAATATTCGCTCAACCCGGTCATGACGGTCGGCGAGCAGATCGCCGAAACCGTCATTCTGCATGAACGCGTCGGCCGCCGCGAAGCGCGAGAACGCACACTCGCCATGCTGGAGCGGGTCAACATTCGCGATCCGGAGCGCGTCTTCAACCTTTATCCGCATGAAGTCTCCGGCGGCATGGGACAGCGCATCATGATCTCGATGATGCTGATTTCCTCCCCATCGCTGATCATCGCCGACGAGCCGACCTCGGCTCTCGACGTGACCGTGCGCCAGCAGGTTCTGTCGATCCTCGACGATCTGATCACCGAGCGCAACATCGGGCTGATCTTTATCTCGCACGACCTCAACCTGGTGAAGAGCTTCTGCGACCGGGTGATCATCATGTATGCCGGACGTATCGTCGAAGAGCTTGAAGCTGCAAAGCTCGAAGAGGCAACCCATCCCTATACGCGAGGTCTCCTGCAGGCGCTGCCGAGCGTCGACCACCCTCGAGACCGCCTTGAGATCTTGAGGCGGGACCCGAGCTGGGCGGAGGCATGA
- a CDS encoding NUDIX domain-containing protein, producing the protein MIADRVRVEDVETLSDDWYVLKKTTFSFLRADGTWQRQSRETYDRGNGAVILLYDLERRTVVLTRQFRYPAFVNGHDDLLIEAPAGLLDDATAEVRIKAEVEEETGYRAADVREVFDAFMSPGSVTERLHFFVGSYCAADKVAEGGGNADEGEDIERLEPTIDEALEMIADGRIRDGKTIMLLQYAALNLFDVRKDAA; encoded by the coding sequence ATGATCGCAGACCGCGTGCGTGTCGAAGACGTAGAGACGCTATCGGACGACTGGTACGTCCTGAAGAAGACGACGTTCAGCTTTCTGAGAGCGGACGGAACGTGGCAGAGGCAGAGTCGGGAAACCTATGACCGCGGCAATGGTGCCGTCATCCTGCTTTATGACCTCGAGCGGCGCACGGTGGTGTTGACGAGGCAATTCCGCTACCCCGCCTTCGTAAACGGACATGACGACCTGCTGATCGAAGCGCCGGCCGGCTTGTTGGACGATGCCACGGCCGAAGTGCGCATCAAGGCCGAGGTGGAGGAGGAGACGGGATACCGGGCGGCGGACGTGCGGGAGGTGTTCGACGCCTTCATGAGCCCCGGTTCGGTAACTGAGCGGCTTCACTTCTTCGTCGGCTCCTACTGCGCCGCGGACAAGGTGGCTGAAGGCGGAGGAAACGCCGACGAAGGCGAGGACATCGAGCGCCTCGAGCCGACGATCGATGAAGCTCTGGAGATGATCGCGGACGGGCGCATTCGCGATGGAAAGACCATCATGCTGCTCCAGTATGCCGCGCTTAATCTTTTCGACGTCCGGAAGGACGCTGCCTGA